A genomic segment from bacterium encodes:
- a CDS encoding acyl carrier protein: protein MEFNTEKVRSEIRKFIVDSYLLGDESVKFTDSDSFMRRGIIDSMGILELTAFLEQQYSITVADSEMLPTNLDSVENLIGFIKTKSGS from the coding sequence ATGGAATTCAATACCGAAAAGGTTCGCAGCGAAATAAGAAAGTTCATTGTCGATTCATATCTGCTCGGCGACGAAAGTGTGAAGTTTACGGACTCAGATTCGTTCATGCGTCGCGGAATCATCGATTCAATGGGTATTCTCGAACTCACCGCATTTCTCGAGCAGCAATACAGCATCACGGTCGCCGACAGCGAAATGCTCCCGACCAATTTGGACAGCGTCGAAAACCTCATCGGTTTCATCAAGACAAAATCGGGTAGTTGA
- the nadE gene encoding NAD(+) synthase has protein sequence MKFHKDILKMDAAKVTDQLCEAIRRQIRDDLKKSGAVVGISGGIDSTVVSALCARALGPERVLGIMMPEQESSGESEKLARELAAQFGFEAIKEDITGGLAGLGCYEKRDEAIKQLFPEYDKSYKCKITIPENILTKDTFNFFHLMIQKPGGEPQTKRMTPGVYAQVVAASNLKQRLRMTTLYYHAERRNWAVAGTGNKDEHMQGFFVKYGDGGADFKPIAHLFKIQVYQLAEYLGVPKDIISRIPTTDTYSAGSTQEEFFFGLDFYRMDMLWHAMETNVPAAEAAEVLGLSVQEVEHGYAHIARKIRATEPLRMHPLEVNPSV, from the coding sequence TTGAAGTTCCATAAAGACATACTCAAGATGGATGCCGCGAAAGTTACGGATCAATTGTGTGAGGCGATTCGCCGTCAGATTCGTGATGACTTGAAGAAAAGCGGTGCAGTCGTAGGCATCTCGGGTGGCATTGACTCAACAGTCGTTTCGGCGTTATGCGCCCGTGCGCTTGGACCCGAACGCGTACTTGGCATAATGATGCCTGAACAGGAGTCTTCCGGCGAAAGCGAAAAACTGGCACGCGAATTGGCAGCGCAATTTGGATTTGAGGCCATTAAAGAGGACATCACTGGTGGTCTCGCAGGTCTCGGGTGCTATGAGAAGCGCGACGAAGCGATTAAACAGTTGTTTCCTGAATACGACAAGTCGTACAAGTGCAAGATCACGATTCCCGAGAATATCCTCACGAAAGACACATTTAACTTCTTCCACCTGATGATCCAGAAGCCGGGTGGAGAACCGCAGACCAAGCGCATGACTCCTGGTGTCTATGCGCAGGTCGTCGCCGCTTCCAATTTGAAACAGCGCCTTCGCATGACGACACTTTACTATCATGCCGAAAGACGCAACTGGGCGGTTGCTGGCACCGGAAACAAAGATGAGCACATGCAAGGGTTCTTCGTGAAGTATGGTGATGGCGGCGCAGACTTCAAGCCGATTGCGCACCTTTTCAAGATTCAAGTGTATCAATTGGCTGAGTACCTTGGCGTTCCGAAGGACATCATTAGCCGCATTCCAACGACCGATACGTATAGCGCGGGTTCGACCCAGGAAGAGTTTTTCTTTGGGCTCGATTTCTATCGCATGGATATGCTCTGGCACGCCATGGAAACGAACGTACCGGCGGCCGAGGCGGCAGAAGTACTTGGGTTATCTGTTCAAGAGGTTGAGCATGGCTATGCGCACATTGCTCGCAAAATCAGGGCAACGGAGCCATTGCGTATGCACCCGCTCGAAGTCAACCCGAGCGTGTAA
- a CDS encoding PEP-CTERM sorting domain-containing protein has translation MLNSILKLFVLTLAILFCLTASAFSFSSSQSIFFDWTFDSGILNGWSGDGQNYDYASYIDFYEGAGPDGAFGGAWIGTASSLESSMHWSHLLPNLSAPGSSVTSAKLFIDGAWIDGRNNLVNIEGTWNWDPLNNTFIGNTVYDLSSLDDPAMWSDGSLDVSIYAGERSLRIDRAILMFDYEEGNGAGSAEVPEPASLILLGVGMIGLSSALRRRR, from the coding sequence ATGCTTAATTCAATACTTAAGCTGTTCGTTCTGACACTCGCAATTCTATTCTGCCTCACTGCGAGTGCGTTTTCGTTTAGTTCGTCCCAAAGCATCTTCTTTGATTGGACATTTGATAGTGGAATTCTCAATGGTTGGAGTGGCGATGGGCAAAACTACGACTATGCCTCTTATATCGACTTTTATGAAGGCGCCGGACCCGATGGAGCGTTTGGCGGAGCTTGGATTGGAACTGCCTCAAGCCTTGAGTCCAGCATGCATTGGAGCCACTTGTTGCCTAACCTCTCGGCCCCGGGATCAAGCGTTACTTCTGCAAAGCTATTCATTGACGGCGCTTGGATTGACGGTCGTAACAACCTCGTGAACATCGAAGGAACTTGGAACTGGGATCCTCTTAACAATACCTTCATTGGCAACACAGTTTACGATTTAAGCTCCCTTGATGATCCCGCAATGTGGTCGGACGGTTCACTTGATGTTTCGATATACGCCGGTGAGCGAAGTCTCCGGATTGATCGCGCAATTCTCATGTTTGACTACGAAGAAGGAAATGGTGCTGGCTCGGCTGAAGTCCCTGAACCTGCTTCGCTGATTCTCCTGGGAGTCGGCATGATAGGGCTCAGCTCGGCACTTCGCCGTCGTCGATAG
- a CDS encoding PEP-CTERM sorting domain-containing protein, whose amino-acid sequence MLKSFLAALALTSLIGVSTASAFNWTYYDFGSAYFDEHNNTADITYPGGVGSLPSPGNLAEGGEKFDIEGLNFAYDNDFIYLSVTSSFNEGAYSTGWNQTYGRGDLFFGFGGDKDDYAITSDGRLVDVATANGITNKPGTYYNNLAIRDAVGAWRVGTGTNLGGVDILKSYDATLEGNPMFGGGAGTYIWEYRFSRSLLSDFGSGAITFHQTLECGNDLLEKQYESVPEPATMVLFGIGLAGLGAKLRGRKKATV is encoded by the coding sequence ATGCTGAAATCCTTTCTCGCCGCACTTGCATTGACTTCCTTAATCGGAGTCTCTACAGCAAGTGCATTCAACTGGACATATTACGACTTCGGATCGGCTTACTTCGATGAGCACAACAACACCGCAGATATCACATATCCGGGTGGTGTCGGTTCATTGCCGTCTCCGGGTAATCTGGCGGAAGGTGGAGAGAAGTTTGATATCGAAGGACTTAACTTTGCTTACGACAACGATTTCATCTACCTGAGCGTGACCTCGTCTTTCAACGAAGGTGCCTATTCTACGGGATGGAATCAGACCTATGGCCGTGGCGACCTGTTCTTCGGGTTTGGCGGCGATAAAGACGATTACGCAATCACAAGCGACGGAAGGTTAGTTGATGTCGCGACTGCAAACGGCATCACCAATAAGCCGGGTACGTATTACAACAACTTAGCCATTCGCGACGCTGTCGGAGCTTGGCGCGTCGGTACCGGCACAAACCTCGGAGGTGTCGATATTCTGAAGAGCTACGATGCTACCCTCGAGGGCAACCCAATGTTCGGAGGCGGAGCCGGCACTTACATTTGGGAATACCGCTTCTCCCGTTCACTTCTTAGCGACTTCGGTTCTGGCGCGATTACGTTCCATCAGACTCTGGAATGTGGCAACGACTTACTCGAAAAGCAGTACGAAAGCGTACCTGAACCGGCTACGATGGTTCTTTTCGGAATCGGACTCGCTGGCCTTGGTGCTAAGCTGCGTGGACGTAAGAAAGCTACTGTATAG
- the vanZ gene encoding VanZ family protein → MIQGVQNRTNIVLAILALLAGVYLLDGVEIPAQSRLWREFTNAGHAPLFGVLSIAVLVLTRACFNSWKSPKSYYLFAGITTAGLGFTTEVIQYFTPRDASALDMVYNLIGIVSFLVFAATFDRGLRVVSPLSRLRYRIIARLGSLVILSTAFIAFAVIASAHAHRKTQFPVILDFESFLDKSFLEASNAMIDFVQAPRTWTLNAGSKVCWWAIQPGKLSSITVKYPNPVWAGYDHLEFQIYSEMTEAVSVSLRINDVQHNFDFEDRYNTELRVEPGLNFVSIPLLDVENAPRGRKMDMTSIANIIMFTTVKDSLVALYIDNIRLR, encoded by the coding sequence TTGATTCAGGGCGTGCAGAATCGGACCAATATTGTCTTAGCAATACTTGCGTTGCTTGCAGGTGTTTATCTGCTTGATGGCGTCGAGATACCTGCTCAGTCGCGACTATGGCGCGAGTTCACAAATGCCGGTCACGCGCCGTTGTTTGGTGTTCTGTCGATTGCAGTCTTGGTCTTGACAAGGGCTTGCTTCAATAGCTGGAAATCTCCCAAGAGTTACTACCTATTCGCAGGTATCACGACGGCGGGTCTCGGTTTTACGACGGAGGTAATCCAGTACTTCACTCCAAGAGACGCAAGCGCATTGGATATGGTTTACAACCTTATCGGAATAGTCAGTTTTCTCGTTTTTGCCGCGACGTTTGATAGAGGATTGCGAGTAGTGTCGCCGCTGAGTCGACTACGATACCGCATTATTGCGCGATTGGGCTCGCTTGTAATTCTCAGCACTGCGTTCATCGCCTTTGCGGTGATTGCTTCAGCACATGCCCATCGAAAGACGCAGTTTCCTGTGATTCTAGATTTTGAGTCCTTTCTCGATAAGAGCTTTCTTGAAGCATCAAATGCGATGATTGATTTTGTGCAAGCTCCACGGACGTGGACGCTGAACGCAGGATCCAAAGTCTGCTGGTGGGCCATTCAACCTGGCAAGTTGTCATCAATAACAGTCAAGTATCCAAATCCGGTCTGGGCGGGATATGATCACTTGGAATTCCAGATTTACTCAGAGATGACTGAAGCAGTTTCAGTTTCTCTTCGAATAAATGATGTACAGCACAACTTCGATTTTGAAGATCGTTACAACACTGAATTGAGAGTAGAACCGGGACTCAACTTCGTCTCGATTCCCTTGCTAGACGTAGAAAACGCACCGCGCGGCCGCAAAATGGATATGACGAGTATCGCCAACATCATCATGTTCACAACTGTCAAGGATA